A region from the Bradyrhizobium erythrophlei genome encodes:
- a CDS encoding patatin-like phospholipase family protein, with protein sequence MKQAALRPESYTKKVALVLQGGGALGSYQAGVYEALASSDYKPDWVAGISIGAINAALIAGNSPEMRVEKLREFWRTITTSAIWPVRISDLVNGAGLPFDLGKQISAMHALMFGQSNFFAPRKLADWWFGHTPTSYYDTSSLKSTLERLVDFDRINSREIRFSVGAVNVRTGNFAYFDNAETEIRPEHVLASGALPPGFPSVEIDGEHYWDGGLVSNTPLQYVIEYYPRRSHLVFQVDLFPARGTLPGNLNEVTERDKDIRYSSRTRAGTDTLRQLHDLRHSINMLWERLPDDLRTGPEAALLDKFRCVTTMDIVQVIYRPEHALGQSKDYEFDRPTMETRWAQGLSDAQETIMAAPWLEPMPPELGARTFDVRAKGPIGDTSKN encoded by the coding sequence ATGAAGCAAGCTGCCTTGCGGCCGGAATCATACACGAAGAAGGTTGCACTCGTCCTGCAAGGCGGCGGCGCCCTCGGAAGCTATCAAGCCGGCGTTTACGAGGCGCTCGCCTCGTCGGACTACAAACCTGACTGGGTGGCCGGCATCTCGATCGGCGCGATCAATGCCGCCCTGATCGCTGGCAATTCGCCGGAAATGCGGGTTGAAAAACTGCGTGAATTCTGGCGCACGATCACAACGTCCGCGATATGGCCCGTACGAATTTCTGATCTCGTCAACGGCGCGGGTTTGCCTTTCGACCTTGGAAAGCAGATCAGCGCAATGCACGCGCTGATGTTCGGCCAGTCTAACTTCTTCGCACCGCGAAAGCTTGCCGACTGGTGGTTCGGCCACACGCCGACCAGCTACTACGACACCAGCTCGCTGAAATCCACATTGGAGCGGCTCGTCGATTTCGACCGCATTAATTCCAGGGAAATTCGCTTCAGCGTCGGGGCCGTAAACGTCAGGACCGGCAATTTCGCGTACTTCGATAATGCGGAGACCGAGATAAGGCCGGAGCACGTCCTCGCGAGCGGCGCTCTGCCTCCAGGCTTTCCCTCCGTGGAAATAGACGGAGAGCACTATTGGGACGGCGGCCTGGTATCCAATACGCCGCTGCAATACGTGATCGAGTATTACCCGCGCCGTAGCCATCTCGTCTTTCAGGTGGACCTTTTCCCGGCCCGCGGCACCCTGCCCGGGAATTTGAACGAGGTTACCGAGCGGGACAAGGACATCCGCTATTCCAGCCGAACGCGGGCGGGTACGGACACATTGCGGCAGTTGCACGATCTGCGCCACAGCATCAACATGCTTTGGGAGAGACTTCCCGACGATCTGAGGACCGGCCCGGAAGCCGCCTTGCTCGACAAATTCCGTTGCGTGACTACCATGGACATCGTGCAAGTGATTTACCGTCCGGAGCACGCGCTGGGACAATCAAAGGACTACGAATTCGACCGTCCGACGATGGAAACGCGATGGGCGCAGGGGCTCTCCGATGCGCAGGAAACGATAATGGCTGCGCCATGGCTAGAGCCGATGCCTCCGGAGCTCGGAGCGCGCACATTCGACGTTCGCGCGAAGGGTCCGATAGGGGATACCTCAAAGAATTAG
- a CDS encoding ABC transporter ATP-binding protein → MGQVVLKGINKFYDSVHAVKDFNLQIRDKEFVVFVGPSGCGKTTTLRMIAGLEAISSGDISIDGNVVNELAPMDRDIAMVFQNYALYPHMSVYDNMAFGLKMRKFEKPEIDQRVRDAADILGIGELLKRKPRQLSGGQRQRVALGRAIVRHPRVFLFDEPLSNLDAKLRVQMRVELKKLHLRLGTTAIYVTHDQVEAMTLGDRVVVMKDGVVQQVGEPLELYNQPTNKFVAGFIGSPAMNFATVTVTEANGSLIAENAGLRIKLPDETAQRLRSHIGHEVTLGVRPEDLTVAGTADLDHLCFDAVIEVVEQLGSEILLDMKVGEGVMVACVEPTVRVKVRDKLRVAMRPSGLHVFDAKTEAAI, encoded by the coding sequence ATGGGACAGGTCGTCCTCAAGGGGATCAACAAGTTCTATGACAGCGTGCACGCTGTCAAAGATTTCAATCTGCAGATCCGCGACAAGGAGTTCGTGGTGTTCGTCGGACCCTCCGGCTGCGGCAAGACGACGACGCTCAGGATGATCGCCGGACTTGAGGCGATCAGCTCCGGCGATATCTCAATCGACGGCAACGTGGTCAATGAACTGGCGCCCATGGACCGAGACATCGCCATGGTGTTCCAGAACTATGCGCTCTACCCGCACATGAGCGTGTACGACAACATGGCGTTCGGCCTGAAGATGCGCAAATTCGAAAAGCCCGAGATTGACCAGCGTGTGCGGGATGCGGCCGACATCCTCGGCATCGGCGAATTGCTAAAGCGCAAGCCGCGCCAGCTTTCCGGCGGCCAGCGCCAGCGCGTGGCGCTAGGCCGTGCCATCGTGCGCCACCCCCGCGTGTTCCTGTTCGACGAGCCGCTGTCGAACCTCGATGCCAAGCTGCGGGTGCAGATGCGCGTTGAGCTCAAGAAGCTGCATCTGCGTCTCGGCACCACCGCGATTTACGTTACCCACGATCAGGTCGAGGCCATGACGCTAGGTGACCGGGTCGTTGTCATGAAGGACGGCGTGGTGCAGCAGGTAGGGGAGCCACTCGAGCTGTACAATCAGCCCACCAACAAGTTCGTCGCCGGTTTCATCGGCTCCCCAGCAATGAATTTCGCCACCGTTACCGTGACCGAGGCGAACGGATCGCTGATCGCCGAAAACGCCGGCTTGCGGATCAAGCTGCCCGACGAGACTGCGCAGCGCCTGCGCAGCCATATCGGCCACGAGGTCACGCTCGGCGTGCGCCCGGAGGACCTTACCGTGGCGGGCACAGCCGATCTCGACCACCTGTGCTTTGATGCTGTGATCGAGGTGGTCGAGCAGCTCGGCTCGGAAATCCTGCTCGATATGAAGGTCGGCGAGGGTGTCATGGTGGCGTGCGTCGAGCCGACCGTGCGGGTGAAGGTGCGCGACAAGCTGCGCGTCGCTATGCGCCCTTCCGGGCTCCACGTCTTCGACGCGAAGACCGAGGCGGCAATCTGA
- a CDS encoding carbohydrate ABC transporter permease → MIEGARWRKWVFFYVPMALFLLFLLFPFYWMVITSVRPDGELYRPWNSINYNPFWTWKPTWDHVRYLFDETLFATWLWNTTFIALASTAISLVCGVFAGYALSRLNFPFAGGLGTGIFITYLVPQTLLFIPLAEIIRNYRLGDTPWSLILTYPTFLIPFCTWLMMGYFKAVPKELEECARIDGASRWQAMLYIVIPVAIPGILSAGIFAFTLSWNEFIYALVFLSSPEQKTVPVGVTSELIRGDVFFWGPLMAGALLGSIPVAIAYSFFVEHYVAGLTGSVKG, encoded by the coding sequence ATGATCGAAGGCGCAAGGTGGCGAAAGTGGGTGTTCTTCTACGTCCCGATGGCGCTGTTCCTGCTTTTCCTGCTGTTTCCGTTCTATTGGATGGTGATCACTTCGGTGCGGCCGGATGGCGAACTTTACCGACCCTGGAATTCGATCAACTACAATCCGTTCTGGACCTGGAAACCGACCTGGGATCACGTCAGGTACCTGTTCGACGAGACGCTGTTCGCAACGTGGCTGTGGAACACGACGTTCATCGCGCTGGCGTCAACCGCCATCTCGCTCGTGTGTGGCGTGTTCGCCGGCTATGCTCTGTCACGGCTGAACTTTCCATTTGCCGGCGGCCTGGGCACCGGCATCTTCATCACCTATCTGGTGCCCCAGACGCTGCTGTTCATTCCGCTGGCCGAGATCATCCGCAACTATCGGCTGGGTGACACGCCCTGGTCACTGATTCTGACCTACCCGACGTTTCTTATTCCGTTCTGCACCTGGCTCATGATGGGCTACTTCAAGGCAGTGCCCAAGGAGCTCGAGGAATGCGCGCGCATTGACGGCGCCTCGCGCTGGCAGGCCATGCTCTACATCGTGATCCCGGTGGCGATTCCGGGCATCCTTTCGGCCGGCATCTTCGCATTCACGCTGTCGTGGAACGAGTTCATCTATGCACTCGTCTTCCTGTCCTCGCCTGAGCAGAAGACGGTGCCGGTGGGCGTCACATCGGAGCTGATCCGCGGCGATGTATTCTTCTGGGGACCGCTGATGGCTGGCGCCCTGCTCGGATCGATCCCGGTTGCTATCGCCTATTCGTTTTTCGTTGAGCACTACGTCGCTGGATTGACCGGATCGGTGAAGGGCTGA